TTTAACTACTGCTAACATCCCGTTTCTTTTCATGAATGGTTGTGTTAAGCTCCAAGTTGTAATTTTCTTCCCCTCTTTCTGGGTATGCCAGTGGCAGCAAAAATAAATTTTCACGAGATCTTAATCTTGTTGCTGTTCTTCTAACTTCCTATCAGATTTCTTGTAACTTCTTCCATGTGTAATGGCTGCATTCCTGCATAAACCCCACCTTTCCTTAAATGCTCCAGTTCCTTTAAGTACAGGTGTGACAAATGCTGATTGCCAATTACCATGATTTTGGTAGGCACAAAATAGTGATTGTTGAAGGGAATTATCTATTACTGGAAGAAGATGTCTGGAGGGACATTAGAGATTTGTTTGATGAGAAATGGTGAGTATGCAGATGCTGGCTATGCAACCATAAGTCGCACCAATACGTATCTATTTTATCTCCCTTCAACATCTCAATAAAACAAACACATGATTAGACATTTTAGTGAAAATAGTGGTTTCTAATGGCAAAAATTACGTTCTTAGGTTCATTGACATTGACATTGATGTCTCCATGCAAAGAGTGCTCAAGAGACATATTGCGACAGGTCAGCCCTATTGTTTGTGGTTTCCTCTTTAGAATTCCAGCTATATTTTTTATGCATCTtattcatattttgttttatttctCTTGCCAGGAAAAGAGCCAGATGTAGCAGCATGGCGGGTAATTGTCTTTCCTCCTACCCCTCTTGTCCTAACCAACACAGAAAACCTGAATGTATATGCATACATGGATTCAAATAAAACTGCAATGGTTTCCTTTCAGAATGACCAAAATGATGCCCTCACATTTGCAGGAATTTTTGGTCATATTGATTTCCCAGTAAACAAACTGCATCGCTTGCAGTTTACTGTGGATTTTTTCTGCTAACTATGTTCAGCTTTAAACACTGTTACACTATCATTTCCATCCGCATGCAGTTTGTGAATATTCCTAATTCTcattgttttggaattggtctTGTAAATCAGATCTCATACAACGACCGTCCGAATGCAGAGCTTATCATGGAATCAAGAAAGAATGCTGATCTTGTAATCAGATCTGTGGACTTCTCAAGCTAAAGTCCATTTCTTTGATAGGAAATAGGATTGATGCTCTAGTAATGTTGAGACGAAGGCACCAATAGGTTGTTTCCATGGAGGTTCTTGTACATATAATAAGCTGAATGTTCATTTCCAACTTCCCAAGGTGATTATGTGCATGTAATAAGATATTACTTCATGATGTACAGTCGAGGGAttattaaataatttatttggcATTCTTTTTAACAGAATCTCTATTTAAATTTATGTCCAATATATCATCTCGTTGTCCTTTTCGAAGAGAGAAAGAGCTTTGCTGTTGCATTATTGAAGGAGCAAAATGTTCAGGATTACATGCCTACGCCCGTCACTCATTTCCGTTAACATTCCTTGCTTctacatttttttatttcaccTGGGAGTAAAAATGCTTGCAAAGATTATTGTTCAATAAAACGAGGGGTACATATTCGTAAAACTTGTTAAACGGCCATGAATCTGAAAGTTATATTAATTAAAACCTTGTTTTACAAATGGATGGTTCTGAAAGTTGTGTTCAAATTTAGATGGTAAGCACTTGATGTACACAACATGCTGTAACCTTGGGAGACAAGTTACCAGTAGTTCATCAAAAGATGCTGCATCGATATTTGgcagaaaaaaaagaatgctTATCCATAGCTATCAACATCTGCGTAGTGGACAATTTCTTGGTACAAGCAGCAGCACAGATTGTCTCGAAATAAAGGTGGACAAGCGGCAGGCACTTGAAAAGACTCAAAGCTGGCCTGTCATCATTGTTAGGGGACATGATCTCCAAAGCCAAATATGTTTTGCTTAATTAAACACATGCAAAAGCACCTTTAGTTGGGAGACACTCATTGCTACTAGGAAGGTGCAGCTGAAAGTTCCCAAAAATCATGGCAACAACTTCCAGCGCTCCAATGCAtatggcctctctctctctctctctctctctctctctctctctctctctctctctctctctctctctctctctctctctctctctctctcgctctagAAAACAGAGAAAACAACAGCTCAACTTTGGGCAGCAGCCAACCTTGCATTTGCATCCTTTATCATCCAGGACATGAGGCACAATGTACCAAACACTGGGATGTATTAAAATAGTACTCCAGCAGACAGCAAAAGATGCAGCCAAAGTGTGATGCCTCATAATAGTAATGAGAAGCTGGGAAATTTGCAGTGGTTGATGCATAAATGTATATATAGAAACACAGTGCCCCATCACTGAGCACATGCCCTGCTCCTGTCTCATAGTTGGCTCCACATATAAAAACACACAGGACAGGGATGAACAGCAATGCAATGTCTATCCACCACAAAGCAAAGCATCTCAATATCTCTCACCATGGACTTTATCTATCCTCTTCTGATTCCATTGACACCAAGATAATTAAGAAATagccaaagaaagaaagatAAGCTCATACAATACATTTTTTTAACAGCTTGCAACAATTATTTGTTCCATTGACACACCATGGTAATATAATTAAACAACTTTTGGTGGACAAGATGCAAAAGGGCCCCTTGATTAGGAGCAGGGTGCCTTTGCATTTTGTGCCCAACAAAGAAAAAGAGCAGGTAGAGCAAAAAGACATTGTTATAGGACAGATACATGTTATTCATGGTTTCTCTCTTTTGTATATGACAAGATGAAACTTGAACACTGACTGACTGACTGCCTGGCTGGCTGACTGACTCACTGGAACTGATAGAACAGTTGACACACCAAAATGACTTCACTGATCAGGAGGTacaggcttggagaacagggaCGAGTATGATACAGAGACGAGCAGAGCTGCAGAGCTAGAGACTTGGTCCTTGCATCTGGCTGGCGGCCCATGTGTTCAGCTTCTGTTCTTGCATTTCTCCATGGCCCTTGGCGCTGAAAAAAATCAGACCAATAAGTTGCAATGTTACTTCAACTTCTAAAGTTACTACTAATCCGAGAACTACAGATAAAGCTaagtaaaaaatataaaaaaagaatgaGAATTAATTATGCAATACTAACCCAGGCCAATGGCTTCTGATCCCTTCATGATCCGAAGGCGCTTGCACGATTCGACGAACATCCTGAAACGAAATTTCCACACCCAGTGAGGAAGCTGATCGATCGCCATTGCCATGGCAAAGACGTCAGAGTAGAATGCAACAAGGCCAAGTGCTCAATGCTCACTCCCATGGGACGTCGCCGACGAGCATCCAGTCGCCGTCCTTGTCCTCGTAGGTCAGCACGTACTCGGAGCCGTTAAGCAGATCCACCAGCTTGCTCTCGTTCATGCCGTTCATCCCTTGGGACCCACAGCTTCCTGAAGAATCATCATCGCAAGAGAAATAAAATTATCACAAATTTGATTCTGAACCCATTTCCAGGTACTGATCTGCAACTGCAACCAACTGACGACTCTACACTTTTTGGAAATTAACAAACACATCATTGTTAATGGCTTTTATTAGGCTCGACAAATCTGTGGTTGTTGCTCAGCCACATCAGTGCCTAAGCTACGTACCGACCCTTTTTCTCTGTATGATATGTGCACGCCGATGAACACGTGGATTAGTTTAGACATGGAGGGTCCAAGAACAGCACATGGCAATGATGGACCAACTGCTAGCTCATCGAGAGCTAAACTACTGAAGCGTGCACACATGATCATGAGCTACATGCACAGGCAGCTAGCTAGAGGATGAGAAgagatactggatcgatgatgaGTGATCTGTGTGTTGGAGGGACAAGGGCATTATGCCAGCCAGGGCAGACACCTACCAAGGATGCAAATCATGGAGGGCACCACTGGCGAAACCACATGGTGACCACCACCGTACCACACATGCGAATGGCGCCAGTGCAATCATACACCCAATGCAAGTTCCAACCCGTGCAAAATTGTGGAGTGCATTGGTGATCACAAGTTACTTTTCTGAATGTTCAGAGTTTCATTCATTCATGAACCGACTACATGCATGGTTCGTGCAGAAATAAGTGAGCAGTCGACGAAAGGCGAACAATGTTGCAAGAATGATTTACCTACTTTATTTTGCGTGTATTTCTACTGTATATTTGTTTGGTGGCACTCTtttaatttggtgaattttagaaaaaaataaataaataaattcatgCATGATGATGTGTTGGGTTGATGTGGTAAGTACCATTGGTGAAGGAGCTGACCATCTTCTCGAGAGCCTTGGACAGCTCCTGGTAGCTCTTGTACATCTTGAGGTCCACCTTGCGCAGGTACGGCGCGCCGTCCAGGCTCACCTTCACgaacgcggcgccgccgccggctgccggcgaggacttgtcggcgtcggcgtccttGCTGCCGGCGCCCTTCTCGGACTGCACAGACATGATGTTCTTCCGGAACGAGCGCACCGGCGGCCATCCGACCACCTGAGCCCTGCATGCAGATAAAATCACCAAGTCAACATCATTTGGTTAAATTCTGTCAAAAGACAACAATAGCTAATAACATTATTagttttttttgcgaaaagctaataacattattattattatcatggAGGTTAAAACAAACACTGACACTCACTAGATTCCCAGCTCATTAATCTACTGCAAATTGCATGTGCAACCGAAATATTCTTCCCCCTTTTTGCCTTCTACTTTTTACTGCACCATTTTGTTTTCTACGTTGGAGCAAACATATAGATGTGTATAGAACTATAGATCATCAGCTCGTCCAGTGGTCCATGGTACTattgggaggagagagaggtgcCAATTGTTTTCATGGAAAAGGAGGAACCTTTTGTGGTGGCACATGGAGTGTGTACTACCATGGCCACCTTCCAATTTGCTACCTTTTGTTTCTTCTCCCCCTTTTTTTCTCTTAAACGTGGTCATGTAAAATGTGCACTAACTCTAGATTTACATATTTTTCACCAAAagataattccaaaactaacATCTCGTCCTTATCACTTTACTGTCCAACACAACTATTTGCAAAATGATagcaaaaaaaagcaaaaacaaaaaaaaggggcCGGACGACAGGCAGATCTAGAGTGGTGATCCGTGAACGGTGAACCCAATGTAGCTCAGGACCATGCTGCATGCGTGTATAGTCATCGGCAGGCAATCAAGGGCAGTATGGgcaataaaaaacaaaaacaaaaacagttCTTGTTTCTACCGTGCCATCAATTCTAAGCCTCGACCgatcaggatcagcagcagcAAGTGATGTGGAAAATGATGTTGATGTGGACAAAAATGACACTGTGccagaaagagagagaaagagaagctAAAGGAGAAGAAAGGCAGGCGCGTGGCTTTCTTTTATCGTGTCGGCACTAGGCGCTGTCTCCCGGTGCCCCACACGTAACATGCCCGCtgtccctccctctctcctagTTCGTGTCCGGCCGGTGCATCGTGTTCTTCGATCAAACTATTAAACAAATCTGCCCTAGCTAGCTAGATCCAGCTAGTAATTCCGTGCCTCTAAATTTGCACGCAAAGTTTGTGGTTTTTGCTTTGCAAAGATCTTTAGTTTGCTTTTGCTAGCTAGCTTTTCAATTTTGATGCTTAGAGCAGTATCACTAGGCTAGCTACTCCATGTTTTTGTTTTAGATCTCAGCAAATGATGAAGCAGCATCTACCTGTTTTCAAATAATAAAGTTTTGATCATTTCACGATTTGTAAATATATAAATGTCTATCTTTTCTCGTAAAGGTTGAGGCATTTCCTTAGCTGCTTGTACTACTGCGACATGAGAAATGGTTGTGGATTTGCAGGTTCTGCACGGACAAGACAGTCATGGCGGCAGATCGACAAAAGATAGCTAGAGCCGTGTGATAATTCAGGCTGCTGCTTCATGCATCCTGATGAGAGATTCTGCTTCGATCGTTGGCGACGGCTACTTAGTTAGGGTTAAATTTCTGCTTAGCTCTAGCTCTACATCATCCATGGCATGGAGAAGCAGCTAAGCATGCACGTACGGAGATCAACAAGCAGCTGCAGGGAAGAAGCTAGCTAGGAAGCTTGAGGAGTGAAGTGAGTGAGTGGGCACGACGACGACGTACTTGGGGGCGCGCGGCTTCTCGGCGGGGTCGGgctgcgaggcggcggcggtgacgacgCTGCTCTGGCTGGGCgaccgcttcatcttcccggCCGGGGACTCctcggtcgccgccgcggcctccttggCGGCATCCACtacctccttctcctcttccacgacggccgccgccgccggctccagcTTCAGCTTGAGGTCGATGGTCTCGGCGAAGCCCCTCTTGCCGGAGGCGCTCCTTGTCCCCTCGCCGTCTCCaacccctcccccgccgccaccgggcAGGCCCAGCCGGAGCTCGGTCTCCTCGAACCCCAGGtccgccgccattgccgccgccgcagccacctcGCTCCTCACCTCCTCGCCTTCCTGCTCCCTCTGCTAGCTCGCGCGGCTTCTTGCTCGCTGGCTGGCTGTTTGGCTTCTTGCTTGGCTGCTTTGAGAGGGAGGAAGGGTGGTAGGAGGAGGCTTGCGATTGCAATGTAAAGGCATGCAAATGCAATGGAAGGGAAACTGataaagaggaggaagagggcaaGCTAACGAGGGGCCACGAGTAATAATGCCACCAGGGTGTGGGTGTGTAGAATAATAGGGCCATCATAATGCATGGCCGCTGAATTTTTGCGCATGCCTCCCTGCAAAGACAAGACTCTTCTTGTAATGTATAGGCCCATTTTGAGAGGGGTTTAGTTGCAAATTCGGATCAAATAATAAGGCCTATCTCAGTGCATAGTTTCATAACACAGCCACTAAAATTGAAAACTTGCAACTATATATATCAGCCCTCTCATTCCATGAAACTCCCTCCTCGCTCCTCGCCATGTTAGCAAAATTATTGATGTGACATAAACTTTTATGCTATAAAGCTCTCCATAAAACTCCTATTGAGACCGGTCTAAATCCACTTCTTTTTTAGCTACGTGTATATCCTTGGCCTTACCATCAACATATACGTTGATCCAATTTAATTTTTCTCTCTAATATAAGAAGGCTGCTACTATATATATTATTAGTCGTGTCCACAAAAAATGTCTACTTGTTTTTTTTAAGCGTCGTCCAACGTACACACAAAAGGGGATTATTGTTGCTTTAGACATAAAACATTGTGCACCCACTTTGAGGCTACACTATCTGATATCTTCCTAGCTCCTAGGCATATATCTACACTTTGAGCTTTATTATCCAGGCACACCAACCAATCAGCTGTGGCCTATGCTTACCCAGGCACATCACAGATTTTTTAGCTGTGGCATTAAGTCACTAAAAAAATTGGCAATTTACAAAAAGaaaacagtttggcataatacACCAAGACACGTCTCTTGCATCCCTAGgcatcattttattttttttaaacgaGGAAAAATATCGCCACATGCGTCCATAATTTTCAAGTtggaaaattttagttttttttctcaGTCACTTCACTATTTACTTTCTTCACAGCACTGGTGCACTAAATAGTTGGGTAATTGGTGGTGAGAGGGATGTGTGCAATTTGGTCCATATTTATCATTGCGATCCGGGGGCATGCAGCCGCGAGAAGACATGAAAAGAGGAGGGGGGTTCCGACCCCCAGTCCAGTCACCCAGCTGGAGGCCACACGCACGAAAATGACCATGCGGTGGGATCCACACTTACCCCGGTGGGGGTCCACTTTTCCCGGTTCTTGcatcttctttatttttttgcaCCGAAATATCAAGCAAGTCACTTGATTTTAAAGAACATTCAAAATACTGTAAAATAGAGTAGCCGCCTCCCGGAGAAAAATGAAcactttttttagattacacagtacaacctagacactcacaacgcatgTACACTCACACCCTACCCTTATGAGTATCTTCGAAGattgagccggcaaatcctcgagattgacgaagtcaaaggaatgtcgcctaccactgaatgcatAATGCCGTTAAAATTCAGAATATTCGCTCACATGGGGAATCGAATTCAGGATCTCAAATGCTACCAAGGCTCTTGTAATCACTAGACTACATGCCCCTTcgcaaaaaaaataaacaactaTTATTACACCAAGAAAAATGATCGAACAATTCTTTTataaacatttttttaaaataagggGAAACCGGCCTCTCTATCACATTGTGATAGCTTGCGGCCAATTCTTTTATAAACATGGATATGCAATTAATCCTCGAGAATGCTTCACACTTGTTGACATGTTTTATGAGCATGGACGCTTCATTTTATGAATATTGTACCGCGGTTTTCCCTCCTCCTATTAATGTGGTAATTTTTCCTTTGATAAATGTgggaccgaaaccggcgaccagaggggggttgaatgggagccgatcaaaatttcttccgaaattcaaaccgtcggcctatatcccaataCCACCGCAAACCCTCAAAtctaggtcagcgagaatagctatgaacaagctatctcgaagcaaaaGACCTGAGTCGCAAAGCGGAAGCAAAATCGAGAGAACTTCTCAAATCGAATCTGCTCaggcacagaccggtctgaccggtatagaggaccggtctgaccggtcaagaagttcaaaaacagacagaccggtctgaccggtcttgccaaccggtctgaccggtggcgtccAGAAACCCCGAAAATTCAGTTCCAAAACGTGAATCAAGAGCAAATCACGTCCAAATtggatgaaacttggaggatagcttcgTTCCTACCCCAAGAGCGCATCCCCAAGTAATCTCACCCTAAAGATATCCATAGCACGAGAATTTCGGGATGAGATCAAAGggggtggggttttctctagtctccaagaaatcgaattcgaaCGAGCTAGTGATTCTAGAGGGTTCAAGAACCAAGTAGAGGCATGGGAATCACAGTAAAGAACTCGTGGACTCCTcacaatcaagtgcaccaaaaacgaaatcgaaatttcatcaaacaagacacaaaacgaggagatggattgattcaaaccaatcagagggcacgaggaggatagggcctcctttcccaatcaaatcccttacaagatttcaacaatccatggacaaaatcaactcaaacaagaggaacagagggagggagacgcaggggcggcggcctggggaaacaGAGAATTCACAGACAAGTTCTAAAatccgcaattaacctaacacaagtgaaggggtatttatacccgcgggaccggtcagaccggttggttagaccggtcagacctgtgccagggaccggtcagaccggttggcctgcagcaccccctgtacacgatctcatccgacggccgaggttctttcttcggaacgaagtcttctccacgatgccgccgtcttgatgaagatccagtccgcggttttggagggtctgcgaaacccgggtaggtggccggttttgaaaaaaccgccaaaacctcacgcgcgggaagattcccgcctccacgccgtggccctagatgccgttcccgcctcggccttctgacggccctagacgccgcccgccgcccgtcacctcctcgcccgcagcgaggccctagacgccgtcgacgcccgtcgcctccgtcagtcccgagaccgacgcccgtgcctccacgacttggcgtcttcaaccgccgtccgcctccttggttttgtggcgcaaaccatgaaacccgccttccgtcgccgcttgcgccctcgatccaggagtggacaccacagctgccgcccggtccgagctccggtcccggctgcccttcaccgccgtccaccgcacggtccatcggccacagcacctccacggcagctccccgtcgacactcgacgcccgtgtacctgcaatccaaagaccaagcgcacggcGCAATCTCCtcagagtcgcgactacaccacggttagtccactccacgtgttgaccACCCATCAACACCTAACGCTCCACACAGGCACTCAAGAAGGAAACACAAGAACATAAACAAAACGCACACACAGCGGTTAGCCTGACACAAACACAAGCCAAAATCAAGTTAACACGCCAAAACCTCCAAGTCATCacgacaatcactcatcacaatatATGAGGTCAAGGTACTTGTCAACTTgacctctcaatctcccccttgatgagtgcattgtcgaAAAGATGACATGAAAGCGAGAACAACCCAAGCGAGTGCCCAAAAGCCAGATAAAAGCCAAGAACAAGGCCACTCGACATGAGCAAGAATCTAGAAGAGTCCACAAAAAACTGCTTGGCTCCAAAAGAAAAGGATCACAGCTCAACACCGCGAAGGAGTCAAAGGACATCTTCGAAAGACCCAAGAAGCAAAACACTCAAACCAATTTCGACAAGcgttgtcaatcactcatcacc
The nucleotide sequence above comes from Panicum virgatum strain AP13 chromosome 3K, P.virgatum_v5, whole genome shotgun sequence. Encoded proteins:
- the LOC120700041 gene encoding auxin-responsive protein IAA30-like, which gives rise to MAADLGFEETELRLGLPGGGGGGVGDGEGTRSASGKRGFAETIDLKLKLEPAAAAVVEEEKEVVDAAKEAAAATEESPAGKMKRSPSQSSVVTAAASQPDPAEKPRAPKAQVVGWPPVRSFRKNIMSVQSEKGAGSKDADADKSSPAAGGGAAFVKVSLDGAPYLRKVDLKMYKSYQELSKALEKMVSSFTNGSCGSQGMNGMNESKLVDLLNGSEYVLTYEDKDGDWMLVGDVPWEMFVESCKRLRIMKGSEAIGLAPRAMEKCKNRS